GTGTACGTAGAAGAGCGAATCAAGCGGGAGGAGAAGGAGTGCAGAAGCCTGCTTGGGCAACCGAAAGGAACGTTTTGCACCCATGAAACATTCGCCCACATGGATTTGCCGCGAAGCAATGTGGAGGCACTGGATTTGCGCTATTGCGATTTTAGCGGCAGTGATTTTACAGACAGTCAGTTCCGTGAGTGTGTCTTATTTGGAACAAGCTGGGTAAAGAGCAAGCTTCAACGCACTGATTTCAGCCATTCGCTTCTTTGTGATGCCAATTTTCGTCATGCTGACTTGAGCGGAGCCATCTTCTCTTATGCCGAGGGACAAGGAGTTAGTGCGGACGAGCTGCATCGTGTACCGGGCTTACTCGGTGTCCAATTTGCATATGCTGATTTGGAAGGAGCGGATTTTCGCCATTCTCGTCTGTATCATGCGAATTTTCATGGAGCGAATTTGCGGAATGCCGTTTTTTTCGAGAAGGACCGGGAGCGCTTTGCATTGAGTGAAGCACAGATGCAGCAGATTGAGTGGAAAACGGAATAAAGGAGGCGGGATGATATGCGCGATTATTATTTGCTAGCAGATGATGGACGAATAGCTCAAAAGGTCGTACCATCGGGTCTGGGGCTGCAAAAGGAAAACACCTTCGAGCAACTCCCTCCGATATCCGTTCTCGAGGTGAACACGGATGGGGCCCATACCTACACAGATTGGTTGGAAAAGCCGATGCCGATGATTTCGGAGCGGATGAAAACCATTACTGCCAAATACAATCCCAGCGTGCAATGGAAGCGCGTCGATTTGATCGACAGCGAAACCAATCTGCGAAACGTCTACTGGGCCATGCAAGTACCTGCTGTAGATTGCCTTTCAATGGAGACGGCATTTCATTTGAACGGAACTGTAAAGAGGCTTGTATTAGATACCGATAAGATAAAGGCACATCATTTCTTTAAAGTTCAAGGGATTTTGGAGCCGTATATCGTGGTGAGTCTGGATGCTGCGGAAAGCTTCCTTCGCAGAAGCTTGAACGGATTTGTTTTGCAAAAAGTAGAGCAGGCACTGCGGAGGGAGCTATGACGATCTACTGGGATGAAAAGATTTTGGATGTATGGAACAGCATCCAGACACGGCGTCAACTCGCTGAAATGGAAGAACAACAGGTGCAATTGACGCTTGCGGAGTGTCTGGATGGCGTGCGAAATGGCTACTTGGAGTACGAAGGACGCAGATTCGAATTCGCGGAGAATCTCCTCTTTGACGGGCAGCTCGGCATTCAGTTGCCCCATTCGATGCAGCTTATACCGAGGGGGCGCGGGTCAAATAGCGGAGGGAATTCTCAGCACGAGCAGATTTCCTATAAAGAGGAAGAGAGCGCGGTCATGCTCGGGATGAATCATATGGCACATCTGTTGCCGATGAGCGGAGTGGAACCGTTTGTGCAGGCGATGACAGCACAAGTCAAAAAGGCGCAGGCAGGCTTGCAGGTCGTACATCATGAGCTTATCGAGCTGGATGGATGCAGGATTGCCAGCAGCGAATTCATCATTCCGATTGAGGACAAAACCTACTATCAAATCTTGTTCGCGACATCGGTAAATGGGCGGGCACTACTCGGAAGCTTTCATTTTGAGTCTGAGGAAGTGCTCGTTTGGCAGCCTCTGGCTCATGCGTTGATTCGCACACTACGGGTAGAGAAAATTTGATCATGACATAACAGGGAGGTTTCGAATTGGAACAGCAGCAACATCCACAGCAATTGCAAGTGAGCGTGCCTGAAAATGAGCAGGTCATGTCAGTCAAGGATTGGTTGATTACTTTTTTAATTATGATGGTGCCCGTGGTCAATCTCGTGATGTATTTCGTGTGGGCATTTGGCAGTGAAGGCAATCTAAACAGAAAGAACTGGGCCAAAGCGAACTTGCTGATCTTAGGTGTTTGCATCGGGTTGTACTTGAGCGTTTTCTTTTTAATTTTGATCTTGGCATTCATTGGAGCTTCGGTTGAACAATAGCGAGAACGGTGGATTGGCAAAAAACGTGGAGGGTGTAAAATGGATCACCAAACGTATGTGGAAGGAAGCGTAGCGGAAAACGAAAAGGTCATGACAATGAAAGATTGGATTCTCGTCTCGTTGTTCATGATGATTCCGATCGCGAATATTGTTTTGTTATTTGTCTGGGCTTTTGGCTCAGATGGGAATCTGAATCGTAAAAATTGGGCAAAAGCCGGCTTGTTGTTAATGGCCATTCTTTTAGGTTTATACTTCGTCTTTGGTACGATAATCGCAATTATCACGTTTATTTTACTCGCCATGGAAGGGCAATAAGGGACGATACTAAGACGTCGATCAGGCATATTCCAACTCGAATCACCGAGGAGGAATATGCCTTGTTTTTTTACACGGAGCATTACACCAGTTTTGCTTTTTTGACGTGCTTTTTCATCAACAGATTGCCGAAATAGCAGCCGAGCAATCCGCCGACAAACGAAATCGAGCACATGATGAGAATCATACTGGGGGTTTCAAAGTAATAGAGCATCGCAGAAAGCTGCTCGGGTGTATAGCTTTTTTCCAAGGTCGCGAGATACGATTCGCGGAAGAAAATAAGCGGGACTACCCCGCAAAGCGAATAGCCGACATAAAAAACAGAATAGCTGATCGCATTGCGCACAGGATTCAGATAAGAGCCTTTTCCCCATAGGATCAGTTCGCAGATGAGTCCGATAACAGCTAAGGTAAGTAAGTAATTCGCGTAGCCAAAACCGACAAAATACAATCCAGTCAAGACAGCTGTAAAAAATAGAGCCCCAGGCTTGGCGATTTTATTAGACATGACCATATAAATCGGACCGTTGAGTAGGGCAGTAAAGCCGCCAACCAGTAAATGAGAAACAACGGTAATAATCGGGGCGATCGTCATCAGTATCAGCATGACGACGTTAAAGATCGCGAGCGTAATAATATCCCGCATGGTCCATCTGCCGCTTTGGGCAGCTAATGATGTTTGGGCTTGCATGTAACATCCTCCCTCAGACATAGGTAGCCGATCTGCTTGACTAACTCTCTCTACTAGCGATCCCCCTTTTGTAGGAATGCTGGAAAACAGTTTGCTAGCTGTACGCACGGTTGTCAGCATAAGAACACAATATTGATAATGAGAATCGTTGTCAAAATAAAAAAAGCTCAAATTTCAATATTTTGGGATATTTTTCGAGCTTTTTCGCCTATTATCTCCGTATTTTTCCGTTTTTCTTGAACAATCGCCAAAATATTACAAGTTGGAGGATCCGCAAAATAATCATTCTGGTGAACGTAGGACGAGTAAATCAGGGATAATCGCGGAAATGTACCAGAAAACGGAAAAAGAGGGGCTTGTATCTATTTGGCAAGGTTGCATGAGAATCATTATCATGTTCGTTGTATTAAGCGTTTAAGCAAGAGACGAAATGGAGGAGTACATATGAGCATGAATACGATAGCGAAATCATGGCTGCTAGCTCAGCCGCAAGCAAAAGACAGCGTTCGCCTGTTTTGTTTTCCTTACGCAGGGGGAGGGGCCTCGATTTACAGGGGATGGGCACAGGCTTTTCCCAGTGATGTTGGAGTTTACCCACTTCAGCTACCAGGGAGGGAAAACAGAATTGCCGAGCGAGCTTACTCAGATATGGGAGCACTGGTGGAAGAGCTGGCCCAAGTGATTCATCCGTATTTGGATCGCCCGTTTATTTTTTTCGGTCACAGTATGGGAACGCGAATTGCCTTTGAGCTGGTACGTATCTTACGGAGCAAATGGGGGCGTCTTCCGCTTGGCCTCATCGTTTCAGGAGGACGAGCTCCACACTTCCCGGAGCCGAAGCCTATTTACCATTTGCCTGATGATGAATTTGTCGCAGCGCTGCGACGCTTTTCCGGGACACCAGAGGCGATCCTGCAAAGCAAGGAGCTCATGCAGTTGTTCATGCCGCTATTGCGTGCGGACTTTACCCTCGACGAAACCTATGTGTATGCCGAGGAGCCCCCGCTTGATTGTCCGATTGCTGCGTATTGCGGGACAGAGGATGAGGAAGCCACGCAGGAAGAAATGGAGGCTTGGGCTAGCCATACAAGTGCCGGATTTACGTTGGAAATGGTAAACGGGGGACATTTTTTCCTGACGACAAACAAAGAGGTGCTTCTGCAATCGGTAACTAAAATGATCGGACAATACCGGAGTGCGGTAGCAGGAAAAGGGGAGCACTAACGGGATGCAGCATATGCAGCAGGTGCGAATAACCCACTTGTCTGAGAGGACAAAATCAGCTCTGGAGGAATCGTCTTCGTTGTTACTGGCTAAAGGGGAAGTACATATTTGGTTGACGTCTATGCAAGCATGGGAACACAGTATGCAGGAGCTGGAAAGTATGCTGTCTGTCGAAGAACTCGATAAACGGGAACGATTTCATTTCCACGCAGACAGGGAACGCTATGTTGTCGCACATGGACTGCTGAGAAAAATGATTGGGCGGTACCAAGGGATTTCTCCCCGCGCGGTTCAATGGGAGTACAATTCGAACGGGAAACCGTTTTTATGTGGACCAAACAGTGATTCCGAAGCACTTTTTTTCAATCTGTCGCATTCGCATGAGCTTGTGGCGGTCGCTTTATCACGCGATCGCCTTCTCGGCCTTGACGTGGAGCAATTGCGACACATCCCGGAAATGGAACAGCTCATGAGCTACTTTCACCCTGTGGAGCGAGAGGGAATCTTGCGTTTACCTTCTGATGAGCGGCAGCAGGCTTTTTTTGATTGCTGGACACGCAAGGAGGCTTTTGTCAAAGCGACAGGGGAGGGCCTGAGCCGTCCTCTCGATTCTTTTTTCATGGAAAAACAGGATGGCAGCTTCACGGTAAATGGAGATGGAGTCAGGAGCGGGGATTGGAAAGTTTACGGGTTTACGCCTGCCAGAGGCTATGCGGGAGCAGTTGCAATCGGGATAGGTAGACCGTAAATCGGAGTCCTTGAAACGAGAATCATCTATTATACTGATAAACTTTATCGGGTTTAATGAGATTATATAAGTGTGTAAGAATATGGAAAACTTACAGTGAGAAACGAAGAAATCGTGAGAAAACGGAAGATAATCTAGCCTATTTTTCCCAAATGTAGAAAAAACAGCTTGAAGATGAAATTGACAATGAGAATCACTATCAATATCTTGTTGTTAGACAAACCAACACGATGTGTACAACGACAAGGCAGTCTCTGCATGATCCGGCTTCGGGCGCAAAGAGTGACCCGCAGTTACACAGGAGGAGGACGGAATGAAAGTAAGTACGGAGTGGTATGAGCAAGCTGCAATAGCTTATGAACAGCGTGGTTTTTGGGAGCCACTAACACTTGGGCAGCAATTGCGCAAATGGGCGGAACAGTACCAGAACAAAGAAGCGCTGGTGGGGGACGAGGAGAGGCTCACTTATCGCGAGCTCGACAGCAAGGTGGATGCGCTTGCTTCCGGTTTTTATCACATGGGAATTCAAAAAGGCGACAATGTAGCCGTCCAGCTTCCAAATCGAATTTCTTTCGTACTGACTTGCTTTGCCCTGTTTCGCATCGGCGCTGTGCCGATTCTCGTATTGCCTGCCCACAGAGAGGCTGAATTGGACGGGATTTTTGCACTCGCGAAGCCAGTTGCCTACATCATTCCAGCGACGTTTCTCGGTTTTGATTATACGAAGATGGCAGAAGATTTAGTCAAAAAACATGCATCGGTCAAATTCGTCATGACGGATGGGGACAGCCCGATCGGGAGGAACTTGGCTGAAATAAGCGGACCGCCAATCGAGCTGGAAGCCCCTTCGTACAAAGACACTGCGTTATTGCTGTTGTCTGGCGGTACGACAGGGATACCGAAGCTGATTCCTAGAACCCACGCAGATTACGTCTACAATGCGAAAGCAACCGCAGCCCGTTGCCAACTGACAGAGAGAAGCGTCTATCTCGCAGTTTTGCCGATTGCCCATAATTTCCCTCTGTGCTGCCCAGGTATCTTAGGCACACTGTCCGTTGGCGGTAAGATCGTGCTATGTAAAACTACTAGCTGCGACGAAGCC
This genomic stretch from Brevibacillus sp. DP1.3A harbors:
- a CDS encoding imm11 family protein, with product MRDYYLLADDGRIAQKVVPSGLGLQKENTFEQLPPISVLEVNTDGAHTYTDWLEKPMPMISERMKTITAKYNPSVQWKRVDLIDSETNLRNVYWAMQVPAVDCLSMETAFHLNGTVKRLVLDTDKIKAHHFFKVQGILEPYIVVSLDAAESFLRRSLNGFVLQKVEQALRREL
- a CDS encoding MptD family putative ECF transporter S component, giving the protein MQAQTSLAAQSGRWTMRDIITLAIFNVVMLILMTIAPIITVVSHLLVGGFTALLNGPIYMVMSNKIAKPGALFFTAVLTGLYFVGFGYANYLLTLAVIGLICELILWGKGSYLNPVRNAISYSVFYVGYSLCGVVPLIFFRESYLATLEKSYTPEQLSAMLYYFETPSMILIMCSISFVGGLLGCYFGNLLMKKHVKKAKLV
- a CDS encoding thioesterase II family protein, which codes for MNTIAKSWLLAQPQAKDSVRLFCFPYAGGGASIYRGWAQAFPSDVGVYPLQLPGRENRIAERAYSDMGALVEELAQVIHPYLDRPFIFFGHSMGTRIAFELVRILRSKWGRLPLGLIVSGGRAPHFPEPKPIYHLPDDEFVAALRRFSGTPEAILQSKELMQLFMPLLRADFTLDETYVYAEEPPLDCPIAAYCGTEDEEATQEEMEAWASHTSAGFTLEMVNGGHFFLTTNKEVLLQSVTKMIGQYRSAVAGKGEH
- a CDS encoding 4'-phosphopantetheinyl transferase superfamily protein; the encoded protein is MQHMQQVRITHLSERTKSALEESSSLLLAKGEVHIWLTSMQAWEHSMQELESMLSVEELDKRERFHFHADRERYVVAHGLLRKMIGRYQGISPRAVQWEYNSNGKPFLCGPNSDSEALFFNLSHSHELVAVALSRDRLLGLDVEQLRHIPEMEQLMSYFHPVEREGILRLPSDERQQAFFDCWTRKEAFVKATGEGLSRPLDSFFMEKQDGSFTVNGDGVRSGDWKVYGFTPARGYAGAVAIGIGRP